The following coding sequences are from one Spea bombifrons isolate aSpeBom1 chromosome 13, aSpeBom1.2.pri, whole genome shotgun sequence window:
- the RGS9 gene encoding regulator of G-protein signaling 9 isoform X1, which translates to MTVKQMDQGQRYRPRMAFLKKIEALLLEMQDGETGIKMHTQRLMITTIPHAMTGQDILEWIIQRLQITEEEAQHLGNLMVKCGYIYPLQEPTNLILRADASLYRFQTPYFWPTQQWPSEDTDYAIYLAKKNIRKKGFLEEYEKENYSALNKKINHKWDFVVMQAKEQYKAGKERKKSDRVVLDCQEKAYWLVHRPPPGVLDVLDYGLDRATDPNVSKKKTVDFHRREIMYYQQSLMRSTVKSSVSLAALLKYCEQYYSHDPIMSGCLPSNPWITDDAMFWELNAKLVEIPTKLRVERWAFNFNELIRDPKGRQSFQQFLKKEFSGENMSFWEACEDLKYGDQSKVKEKAEEIYKQFLAPGARRWINIDGKTMEITVKGLKHPHRYVLDAAQTHIYMLMKKDSYARYLKSPIYKEMLAKAVVPQETKKRQVARVNFPFMRRHRRSSPSPVILRQLEEEARAKEAANSVDITQLCQYTAPVPHLTVYTGTCAPPSPSSLFLSCHPAGDPASPYPGRTIPLPNCTACPSPISVAIESTPGVERKWDSNENPSPTHNTDSSPGSENHLCVPTELKTTQRSKVALSFSKLLKRGCSNSPVFATLSPKCPAVNNGKVQPLNELEEQLQQTSKKVTNFFQIKVDIPSESRIYPIDSEEEEEDGQPACKESIQEVICPWENVIEEGKAG; encoded by the exons ATCGAAGCGCTTTTGCTGGAGATGCAGGATGGAGAGACGGGAATCAAGATGCACACCCAGAGACTGATGATAACCACAATCCCCCACGCCATGACAG GTCAGGATATACTGGAGTGGATTATTCAGAGGCTGCAGATCACAGAGGAAG AGGCCCAACACCTTGGCAACTTAATGGTGAAGTGCGGCTACATCTACCCCCTGCAGGAACCAACTAACCTTATTCTCAGAGCCGATGCCAGTCTGTACCGATTCCAG ACTCCTTATTTTTGGCCGACGCAGCAGTGGCCATCGGAGGACACAGACTACG CGATATATTTGGCGAAGAAGAATATTCGGAAAAAGGGGTTTTTGGAGGAATACGAAAAG gaaaactACAGCGCTCTTAACAAAAAGATAAACCACAAATGGGATTTTGTCGTCATGCAGGCGAAGGAGCAGTACAA GGCTGGGAAGGAACGGAAGAAATCCGACCGCGTGGTTCTGGACTGTCAGGAGAAGGCTTACTGGCTGGTTCACAGACCCCCT CCGGGAGTGCTGGACGTTCTGGACTATGGACTGGACCGAGCCACTGACCCCAACGTTTCCAAG aAGAAAACCGTGGACTTCCACAGGAGAGAA ATCATGTATTATCAGCAATCACTAATGAGATCCACTGTGAAGTCTTCAGTGTCACTGGCTGC GCTGTTGAAGTACTGTGAGCAGTATTACTCCCACGACCCCATCATGTCTGGCTGCCTCCCCAGTAACCCCTGGATCACGGACGACGCCATGTTCTGGGAGCTCAATGCAAAACT GGTGGAGATTCCCACCAAGCTGCGCGTGGAGCGCTGGGCCTTTAACTTCAACGAATTGATCCGCGACCCGAAGGGCAGACAGAGCTTCCAGCAGTTCCTCAAAAAGGAATTCAGCG gagAAAACATGAGTTTCTGGGAGGCCTGCGAAGATCTGAAGTACGGAGACCAGTCTAAAGTCAAGGAGAAAGCGGAGGAGATTTATAA GCAGTTCCTGGCTCCCGGGGCTCGGCGCTGGATTAACATTGACGGTAAAACCATGGAAATCACGGTGAAGGGACTGAAGCACCCGCATCGCTACGTGCTGGACGCCGCGCAGACGCACATCTACATGCTGATGAAAAAG GATTCGTACGCGCGGTATCTGAAATCCCCCATCTACAAGGAGATGCTCGCCAAGGCGGTGGTGCCGCAGGAGACCAAGAAGAGGCAAGTGGCTCGCGT TAACTTCCCGTTCATGCGCCGGCACCGGCGGTCCAGCCCGAGCCCCGTCATTCTCCGGCAGCTGGAAGAAGAAGCCCGAGCCAAGGAGGCCGCCAACTCCGTGGACATCACACAG TTGTGCCAGTACACAGCTCCAGTCCCTCACCTGACCGTCTACACCGGTACCTGCGCCCCTCCATCTCCATCCAGCCTCTTCCTATCCTGCCACCCTGCGGGGGATCCAGCCTCTCCTTACCCCGGACGCACCATCCCCCTGCCAAACTGCACCGCCTGCCCGTCGCCCATTAGCGTAGCTATAGAGAGCACCCCGGGAGTGGAGAGAAAGTGGGACTCCAACGAGAACCCGTCTCCCACCCACAACACGGACTCCTCGCCGGGGTCGGAGAATCACCTCTGCGTGCCGACGGAATTGAAAACGACTCAGCGATCCAAAGTGGCGCTGTCGTTCAGCAAGCTGCTGAAGAGAGGCTGCTCAAACTCGCCCGTGTTTGCCACACTTTCACCCAAGTGCCCCGCGGTGAATAACGGCAAAGTTCAGCCGTTAAACGAGTTGGAGGAACAGCTGCAGCAGACTTCCAAGAAGGTGACCAA CTTTTTCCAGATTAAGGTGGATATTCCCTCTGAAAGCCGGATCTACCCGATCGActccgaggaggaggaggaagacggCCAGCCGGCCTGCAAGGAGTCCATCCAGGAGGTGATTTGCCCGTGGGAGAACGTCATCGAGGAAGGTAAAGCCGGGTAA
- the RGS9 gene encoding regulator of G-protein signaling 9 isoform X2, translated as MTVKQMDQGQRYRPRMAFLKKIEALLLEMQDGETGIKMHTQRLMITTIPHAMTGQDILEWIIQRLQITEEEAQHLGNLMVKCGYIYPLQEPTNLILRADASLYRFQTPYFWPTQQWPSEDTDYAIYLAKKNIRKKGFLEEYEKENYSALNKKINHKWDFVVMQAKEQYKAGKERKKSDRVVLDCQEKAYWLVHRPPPGVLDVLDYGLDRATDPNVSKKKTVDFHRREIMYYQQSLMRSTVKSSVSLAALLKYCEQYYSHDPIMSGCLPSNPWITDDAMFWELNAKLVEIPTKLRVERWAFNFNELIRDPKGRQSFQQFLKKEFSGENMSFWEACEDLKYGDQSKVKEKAEEIYKQFLAPGARRWINIDGKTMEITVKGLKHPHRYVLDAAQTHIYMLMKKDSYARYLKSPIYKEMLAKAVVPQETKKSNFPFMRRHRRSSPSPVILRQLEEEARAKEAANSVDITQVMSKLDRRSQLKQEAAKPT; from the exons ATCGAAGCGCTTTTGCTGGAGATGCAGGATGGAGAGACGGGAATCAAGATGCACACCCAGAGACTGATGATAACCACAATCCCCCACGCCATGACAG GTCAGGATATACTGGAGTGGATTATTCAGAGGCTGCAGATCACAGAGGAAG AGGCCCAACACCTTGGCAACTTAATGGTGAAGTGCGGCTACATCTACCCCCTGCAGGAACCAACTAACCTTATTCTCAGAGCCGATGCCAGTCTGTACCGATTCCAG ACTCCTTATTTTTGGCCGACGCAGCAGTGGCCATCGGAGGACACAGACTACG CGATATATTTGGCGAAGAAGAATATTCGGAAAAAGGGGTTTTTGGAGGAATACGAAAAG gaaaactACAGCGCTCTTAACAAAAAGATAAACCACAAATGGGATTTTGTCGTCATGCAGGCGAAGGAGCAGTACAA GGCTGGGAAGGAACGGAAGAAATCCGACCGCGTGGTTCTGGACTGTCAGGAGAAGGCTTACTGGCTGGTTCACAGACCCCCT CCGGGAGTGCTGGACGTTCTGGACTATGGACTGGACCGAGCCACTGACCCCAACGTTTCCAAG aAGAAAACCGTGGACTTCCACAGGAGAGAA ATCATGTATTATCAGCAATCACTAATGAGATCCACTGTGAAGTCTTCAGTGTCACTGGCTGC GCTGTTGAAGTACTGTGAGCAGTATTACTCCCACGACCCCATCATGTCTGGCTGCCTCCCCAGTAACCCCTGGATCACGGACGACGCCATGTTCTGGGAGCTCAATGCAAAACT GGTGGAGATTCCCACCAAGCTGCGCGTGGAGCGCTGGGCCTTTAACTTCAACGAATTGATCCGCGACCCGAAGGGCAGACAGAGCTTCCAGCAGTTCCTCAAAAAGGAATTCAGCG gagAAAACATGAGTTTCTGGGAGGCCTGCGAAGATCTGAAGTACGGAGACCAGTCTAAAGTCAAGGAGAAAGCGGAGGAGATTTATAA GCAGTTCCTGGCTCCCGGGGCTCGGCGCTGGATTAACATTGACGGTAAAACCATGGAAATCACGGTGAAGGGACTGAAGCACCCGCATCGCTACGTGCTGGACGCCGCGCAGACGCACATCTACATGCTGATGAAAAAG GATTCGTACGCGCGGTATCTGAAATCCCCCATCTACAAGGAGATGCTCGCCAAGGCGGTGGTGCCGCAGGAGACCAAGAAGAG TAACTTCCCGTTCATGCGCCGGCACCGGCGGTCCAGCCCGAGCCCCGTCATTCTCCGGCAGCTGGAAGAAGAAGCCCGAGCCAAGGAGGCCGCCAACTCCGTGGACATCACACAGGTTATGAGCAAGCTGGACCGGAGGAGCCAGCTAAAGCAAGAGGCTGCCAAGCCGACGTAG